In one window of Bifidobacterium sp. WK041_4_12 DNA:
- the dnaE gene encoding DNA polymerase III subunit alpha produces the protein MATRSFVHLHTHTHYSMLDGASRIPDLVEQVKSLGQPAIAITDHGNMHGAYELWKTAVGAGVKPIIGIEAYVTPETARQDKTRIHWGTDAQHSDDVSGNGLITHMTLLAQNDQGLVNLLKASSVANLEGLVGKWPRMDKEVLSTYHEGVIATTGCPSGIVQTRLRLGQYDEALRAASEFQDIFGRENYFVELMDHGLEIERRVTRDLLRIAKEINAPLVATNDSHYVHEQDASAQDALLCINSGSRLDEPGRFKFDGSGYYIKSAEEMRELFKEFPEACDNTLAISERCNVMFDDHEDGAFMPQFDCPEGWDETSLFLRDVEEGLEKRFPDGIPEHVAKQADYECGVICQMQFAGYFLVVADYINWAKANGIMVGPGRGSAAGSMVAYAMGITELDPIKHGLIFERFLNPERVSLPDIDVDFDPEGRMRVLEYVAEKYGADKVAQCVTYGTIKTKQALKDSARIMDYEFSMGDKVTKAIPPAANGKDISLKDIFDPSAKRYAEAKEYRDLYDSDPDVKKITEQALGIEGIIRQTGVHACATIMASQPITNTSPLMQRNDGTITTTFEYHTCETLGLVKMDFLGLSNLTVIRDTLKNIVRNGKDAITIQDIPLDDKETYQLLSRGDTLGVFQLDSDGMRSLLKTLKPDNFNDISALIALYRPGPMDMNSHTNYAKRKNGLQKITPIHPEVEKPLKAVLDETYGLIVYQEQVQSAARILAGYSLGKADVLRRAMGKKKPEVLAKEKVPFFQGMKDHGYSQEAAQAVWDILVPFSGYAFNKAHSAAYGMISYWTAYLKTHYPVEFMAALLQNERSNKDKTALYLGEARRMGIQVLPPDVNESVLEYSAVGDVVRFGLGAIRNVGDKAVADIIAQRKSSHGKFVNFVDFVRRVSLNVLNRRTIESLIKAGAFDGIDPNRRALYQIHESAIDSLVPLKRKQAEGQFDLFADPDGGSNDDVMGDAAVTVPNIDEWDKSTKLNFEREMLGLYVSDHPLSGMASVLAGLRDISIAKLVDSAQAMDDGNVRTVTIAGLITNVDRRVSRKGNPWAIVTVEDLESSIQCMFFGKVYEASLADLSIDTLVKIRGQVEVRDETVSMRAMELEVPSIESADERPLMIALPKPALDRVHLDRLSSIIKNHPGYCEVKLIVLQHDGSVQVLTFGDDFRVHRDTSLFAEIKTVFGPSCLPM, from the coding sequence ATGGCAACTCGCAGCTTCGTTCATCTTCATACCCACACGCACTATTCGATGCTTGATGGTGCCTCTCGCATTCCCGATCTGGTCGAGCAGGTGAAATCTCTGGGACAGCCAGCCATCGCGATAACCGATCATGGCAACATGCATGGCGCATACGAGCTGTGGAAAACGGCCGTTGGCGCAGGTGTCAAGCCGATCATCGGCATCGAGGCATATGTCACGCCTGAGACGGCCCGTCAGGACAAGACGCGTATTCATTGGGGAACCGACGCGCAGCATTCAGACGATGTCTCAGGCAATGGACTCATCACCCATATGACGCTGCTGGCGCAGAACGATCAGGGTCTGGTGAATCTTCTGAAGGCTTCGTCGGTTGCCAATCTTGAGGGACTGGTTGGCAAGTGGCCTCGTATGGATAAGGAAGTGCTCTCGACATATCATGAGGGCGTCATCGCGACGACTGGCTGCCCGTCAGGCATCGTGCAGACCAGACTCAGACTCGGACAATACGATGAAGCATTGCGGGCGGCCTCTGAATTTCAGGACATTTTCGGACGCGAGAACTATTTCGTGGAACTCATGGATCACGGACTCGAAATCGAACGCCGAGTCACCAGAGACTTGCTTCGCATCGCCAAGGAAATCAATGCTCCTCTTGTTGCGACCAACGATTCTCACTATGTTCATGAGCAGGATGCCTCGGCTCAGGATGCGCTGCTGTGCATCAATTCAGGGTCAAGGCTTGACGAGCCAGGGCGTTTCAAATTCGATGGCAGTGGCTATTACATCAAATCCGCTGAAGAGATGCGGGAACTGTTCAAGGAATTCCCTGAGGCGTGCGACAATACGCTCGCGATTTCGGAGCGTTGCAATGTGATGTTCGACGATCATGAGGATGGCGCCTTCATGCCGCAGTTTGACTGCCCTGAAGGATGGGATGAGACCTCGCTGTTCCTGCGCGATGTCGAGGAGGGACTGGAGAAGCGCTTCCCCGATGGAATTCCCGAGCATGTGGCCAAGCAGGCTGACTACGAGTGCGGTGTCATCTGCCAGATGCAGTTTGCAGGGTACTTCCTGGTGGTTGCTGACTACATCAACTGGGCGAAGGCCAATGGCATCATGGTTGGTCCTGGACGTGGCTCTGCCGCAGGTTCGATGGTGGCCTATGCGATGGGCATCACCGAACTTGACCCCATCAAGCACGGGCTTATCTTCGAACGATTCCTGAATCCTGAACGTGTCTCCCTGCCTGATATCGATGTGGACTTCGACCCGGAAGGTCGCATGAGGGTTCTGGAATACGTGGCGGAGAAGTATGGTGCCGACAAGGTTGCCCAGTGCGTCACCTACGGCACGATCAAGACCAAGCAGGCGTTGAAGGATTCCGCGAGAATCATGGATTATGAGTTCTCGATGGGAGACAAGGTGACCAAGGCGATTCCGCCGGCCGCAAACGGCAAGGACATCAGCCTCAAGGACATCTTCGATCCATCGGCGAAACGCTATGCGGAAGCCAAGGAATACAGGGATCTCTATGATTCAGATCCCGATGTGAAGAAGATCACCGAGCAGGCTCTGGGCATCGAGGGCATCATCCGTCAGACCGGTGTACATGCCTGCGCGACGATCATGGCATCGCAGCCGATCACGAACACCTCGCCGCTCATGCAGCGCAACGATGGCACGATCACGACAACCTTCGAATACCACACCTGTGAAACGCTAGGACTGGTGAAGATGGATTTCCTTGGCCTCTCCAACCTTACGGTCATTCGAGACACCTTGAAGAACATCGTGCGCAACGGCAAGGATGCCATCACCATCCAAGACATCCCGCTTGATGACAAGGAAACCTACCAGCTGCTTTCACGCGGCGATACGCTCGGCGTGTTCCAGCTCGATTCCGATGGCATGAGATCGCTGCTCAAAACCTTGAAACCGGATAACTTCAACGATATTTCGGCACTGATCGCGCTGTATCGCCCTGGTCCCATGGATATGAATTCGCATACGAACTATGCGAAGCGCAAGAACGGGCTGCAGAAGATAACGCCTATCCATCCTGAGGTCGAGAAACCGTTGAAGGCGGTTCTGGACGAGACCTATGGCCTGATCGTCTATCAGGAGCAGGTGCAGTCTGCCGCTCGTATCCTTGCCGGATACTCTCTGGGCAAGGCCGATGTGCTCCGACGAGCGATGGGCAAGAAGAAGCCAGAGGTGCTGGCCAAGGAGAAGGTGCCGTTCTTCCAGGGCATGAAGGACCACGGATACTCCCAGGAGGCGGCTCAGGCCGTGTGGGACATTCTGGTGCCGTTCTCAGGCTACGCGTTCAACAAGGCGCATTCGGCTGCCTACGGCATGATCTCCTACTGGACCGCGTATCTGAAAACCCATTATCCTGTTGAGTTCATGGCTGCCCTGCTGCAGAACGAACGCAGCAACAAGGACAAGACGGCACTGTATCTCGGTGAGGCGCGACGCATGGGCATTCAGGTGCTGCCGCCCGACGTGAATGAATCGGTGCTTGAATATTCCGCTGTCGGTGACGTCGTACGATTCGGACTCGGTGCGATACGCAACGTCGGTGACAAGGCAGTGGCTGACATCATCGCCCAGCGCAAGAGCTCCCACGGCAAGTTCGTGAACTTCGTAGACTTCGTGCGACGGGTCTCGCTGAACGTGCTGAACCGCAGAACCATTGAGTCGCTGATCAAGGCCGGTGCCTTCGACGGCATCGACCCGAACCGTAGAGCGCTCTATCAGATCCATGAAAGCGCCATCGATTCGCTGGTTCCTCTCAAGCGCAAGCAGGCCGAGGGACAGTTCGACCTGTTCGCTGACCCTGACGGCGGCAGCAACGACGATGTGATGGGCGATGCCGCAGTGACCGTTCCGAACATCGACGAGTGGGATAAGTCAACGAAGTTGAACTTCGAGCGCGAAATGCTCGGCCTCTACGTCTCCGACCACCCATTGAGCGGCATGGCTTCGGTTCTGGCCGGTCTTCGCGACATTTCCATTGCCAAGCTCGTGGACAGCGCGCAGGCCATGGATGACGGCAACGTCAGAACCGTGACGATTGCAGGCCTTATCACCAATGTTGATCGGCGCGTCTCACGCAAGGGCAATCCCTGGGCCATCGTGACGGTCGAGGATCTGGAAAGCTCAATACAGTGCATGTTCTTTGGCAAAGTGTACGAGGCAAGCCTTGCCGATCTTTCCATCGACACGCTGGTCAAGATTCGTGGACAGGTCGAAGTTCGTGACGAAACGGTTTCGATGCGTGCCATGGAATTGGAGGTGCCCAGCATCGAGTCGGCAGACGAGCGTCCGCTGATGATAGCGCTTCCCAAACCGGCCTTGGACAGGGTTCATCTGGACCGTCTGAGCAGCATCATCAAGAATCATCCAGGATATTGCGAGGTCAAGCTCATCGTGCTTCAGCATGATGGCAGCGTGCAGGTGCTGACCTTCGGTGACGATTTCCGCGTGCATAGGGACACCAGCCTCTTTGCCGAGATCAAGACGGTATTCGGCCCTTCCTGTCTACCGATGTAG
- a CDS encoding signal peptidase II: MTSDSNTPSRIAAQRPRRSVAVFSCVALVGLIIDRASKLLALRYLSLDESKRVIPHLLSLRLLRNPGASLGFGSNSTWVISLLAIAACIALVILAFRSTSRLWVIVLGMAFAGAAGNLIDRVVYADGMLNGKVVDFLDYGWSVGNVADIFLMLAGICMVVLVCVGVPWRISDQDADNHHGSADTHDSNE, translated from the coding sequence GTGACATCAGACAGCAATACTCCTTCGAGAATTGCTGCACAACGGCCGCGCAGAAGCGTGGCCGTTTTCTCATGTGTGGCGCTTGTAGGTCTCATCATCGATCGTGCAAGCAAACTGCTAGCACTACGATACCTTTCGCTTGACGAATCCAAGCGGGTGATACCCCATCTGCTCTCGCTACGCCTGCTCAGAAATCCGGGGGCTTCGCTGGGGTTTGGCTCCAATTCCACATGGGTTATTTCGCTGCTTGCCATAGCCGCATGCATCGCACTTGTCATCCTTGCGTTCCGTTCGACCTCAAGGCTATGGGTAATCGTACTGGGCATGGCCTTCGCTGGTGCGGCGGGCAACTTGATTGATCGTGTGGTCTACGCCGATGGGATGCTCAACGGCAAGGTGGTCGATTTCCTCGATTACGGCTGGTCGGTGGGCAATGTCGCAGATATCTTCCTCATGCTCGCAGGCATATGCATGGTCGTTCTGGTATGCGTAGGCGTTCCTTGGAGAATCAGCGACCAGGATGCGGACAACCATCACGGTAGCGCGGACACCCATGACAGCAATGAATGA
- a CDS encoding RluA family pseudouridine synthase, whose protein sequence is MNERINDVDSKSRVLPVPDALVGRRFDVALSKMMGLSRAKASDLIDSGHAALIDRPYSKSTVLLDGDAMEVRLESPSHHVEPVASEMSIAYEDDDIVVVDKPVGVAAHASVGWTGPTVLGSLMARGVHITSYGAPGRHGIVSRLDVGTSGLMLVCKSELAYKEMRRQFAQHEVVKTYHALVQGNLEQDRATIEAPIGRAKVSDFRFTVTPMGKEAITHWDVLERFSEATLVSVNLETGRTHQIRVHFSSIKHPLVGDHMYGANPKMAEELGLDRQWLHAMRLEFRHPRTHVWTRVDSQYPTDLEHALDAIRARHSQQ, encoded by the coding sequence ATGAATGAACGGATCAATGACGTCGACAGCAAGAGCCGTGTGCTGCCGGTACCCGACGCTCTGGTTGGAAGACGATTCGATGTGGCATTGTCCAAGATGATGGGCTTGTCGAGAGCCAAGGCGAGCGATCTGATTGATTCCGGGCATGCGGCTCTGATTGATCGCCCCTATTCGAAATCGACCGTGCTGCTTGACGGCGACGCGATGGAAGTGCGCCTTGAAAGCCCCAGCCATCATGTCGAGCCTGTTGCCAGCGAAATGTCGATAGCATACGAAGATGATGACATAGTCGTGGTTGACAAGCCCGTTGGCGTTGCGGCGCACGCGTCGGTCGGCTGGACAGGTCCGACCGTCCTTGGCAGCCTCATGGCAAGGGGAGTGCACATCACCAGCTATGGCGCTCCCGGCAGACATGGCATTGTGAGCCGTCTGGACGTGGGTACAAGCGGACTTATGCTTGTCTGCAAGTCTGAACTCGCATACAAGGAAATGCGCCGTCAGTTCGCCCAGCACGAGGTGGTGAAAACCTACCACGCTCTGGTGCAGGGCAATCTTGAACAGGACAGGGCAACCATCGAGGCACCGATTGGACGGGCGAAAGTCTCAGACTTTCGATTCACCGTCACACCGATGGGCAAGGAAGCGATCACGCATTGGGATGTGCTTGAGCGCTTCTCCGAGGCAACCCTAGTCAGCGTCAATCTTGAAACCGGCAGAACGCATCAGATTCGCGTGCACTTCTCTTCCATCAAGCATCCACTCGTGGGCGACCACATGTATGGTGCCAATCCAAAGATGGCCGAAGAGCTTGGCCTGGACCGTCAGTGGCTGCATGCCATGCGTCTGGAGTTCAGACATCCAAGAACGCATGTCTGGACTCGAGTGGATTCACAGTATCCCACCGACCTCGAACACGCCCTCGATGCGATCCGAGCGCGACACTCCCAGCAATAG